The sequence GAAGAAGACCAAACGCTAAAATATTTAGAAGGTTTCAAACTAGTTGTAGATACCTTGATGGAAAACTTAATTGAAAGTGATCTAGTAATTTTTAAAATGAGATATTTAGAAGCTGGTGCGACTTGGGAAGACGTGGCAGAGAAACTAAATAAAACTACTCGTTATATAAATAGCCGTAGAAAGGTAATCGCTAAAAGATTTGTGGAATTGAAAGGATATTGACTCCCCCCACCTTTTAAAAAATCTTTCTGCCCAGTAGGGTACCGGTGAAGGGAACTTTTTCCAAGTCGGAGCACTTCAGACAAAAAGGGGGTAAAAACTGGCCGATTTACCAGAAAAATGATTAGTTTTGAAGGGTAAGATACATACGGTAGAGGAGAAATAGATAAAACTTGATTTATTGCAGGAAGATAGTAAAAGAGCTATAATAAAGTGGAGTACAAAGGATTATACTTTTAAAAAAAGGAGACTGTATTCATGGCAAAAAATGATTATTGGGTAATTGTTTATAAAATTCTTAGTTATTATTTTCAGAAAATGAAGCATGGAGAGCCAGCCGATGAAAATGAAATAAACGCTTCAGCTCTAGAAATCCCCTATCTTTACTTAATGGATGTCTATCGTAATTTATTTGATGATGGATTTTTGACAGGTACTTGTGTAACTGGAGACATGTCTGGAAATGTGTATATTGAGAATTTGTCTCTTGTTAGAATTACAACTAAAGGTATTGAATATTTGGAGGACAACTCTAAAATGAAACAGGCTTATAAAATTTTGAAAGAAATAAAAGATTGGATACCTGGAATGTAGCACTTAGATTATTCTAAGTGCTTTTTATTATCAACTGAAAATTAACAAAAAATTATAATGTTAAATGATAGTTTTGTTGAAGAAAAAATTTAAAAAAGATATAATGAAAAAGAGAAATAATTATATCTTTTTTAAAAATTAGAAATATAAAAGGAGAATTAAGATGGAACTTGCAAGAGTTATTCGCATAATTGATGATTTTACAATTATGATTGACAAAGGTTATGAAACTGCTGATATAAAAGAAGGTACCGAGATAATTGTTTTTGAACCTGGTCCAGAAATAAAAGATTTGGAAGGCAATAGTTTGGGGAGATATGATTTCACTAAAGCTAAGTTAATAACCACTGAAGTTTTTCAAAAATTTTCAATTGCCCAAAATATTGAGGAGACATCTCCATTCTCTGTTAATGACTTTTTATCAGGTGGGAAAACTAAGCTATTAATTAATGTCGATGAAGAAGAAATTGAACCCTTAGCCCCTAAAGATATCCAAGTAAAAAAAGGTGATCTAGTAAGAATTGAAGATTTTTAACTTGACACAGAGATAAAATAATGTTACGATAAGAGTGAATTGAATGGCTACGGATGTGGCTAGGAAACTACCTCTTATCATTATGATAGGAGGTTTTCTTTTGTGACTGATAAACCCAGCATAACATATTCCCAGCAGTTAGATAGAATGAGAAGAAAGGGAATACTTATTGAAAATGATAAGCTAGCAATGGAAGTTCTTCAAAGTATATCATACTATGGAATAGTAAATGGTTATAAAGATATTTTTGGAGTATATTTCGATGAAGATTTTCAAATAGAAAGATTTAAAGAAGAAGTACAATTCTCGTCTATTCATAGTATTTTCCTTCTGGATCAAGCATTGAATAACTTATTGTTTAAGTATATTATATACATTGAAAAATCATTAAAAACGAAATTATCTTATAAGATTGCTCATAAGTATACTACAGAATTTGATTCATATTTAGATTATACAAAATATAGATCTAATGGAAGCTTAGATAGAAAATCTGAAATTCAAAACATAAGAAATCAAATTGAAAACAACAAAAACAGCGCTTCAATTCAGCATTATCGGGAGAGACATGATACAATCCCTCCTTGGGTTGCAACCAGCGGCATATATTTTGGGACTGCAATTAATTGGTATAAAATCTGTCAGGATGATATAAAAGAATACATAGCAAATCAATTTTTTGTAAGTTTTTCAATTGATGATGAAAGCGCAAAAGAGATGCTTGTTTCTATGTTATCTCTTTTACAAGAATACCGAAACAATATTGCACATGGGAATAGAACATTTTTATCTAATGTCACTAGTGAATTAACTAAGGATATATTGCTATCATTGTTCCCAGAGGGAGTATTAACTGAAAGAGAATACCACAAAGGTATTGGGCAAAAAGATTTATTTGCGGTAATATTATCAATTGCGGTTTTGATAAATGATCCATTAGTATTTCGCCAATATATTTATGATTTCGGTACAATGTTTAGAAATAAAGATTTTAACCCTAATTTAAAATATTCCCCTAGAGGGAATTTATACGAAACATTAAATATTCCAGAAGATTTCTTAGATAGAATAGCAATAGTATATAATCTAAAATTTAAAAATTAAAGCGACTATTTTATTAGTTGCTTTTTTATTTTTACGAATAATAAGGTTAGAGGAAGAAAATGAACAATTTAAATATTGATCTTAGTGTAAACGTGACTTATAGTGTACCAATACTCAAGAATGAATACACAGTTAAGTTATTGCTCCTATTAGATTTTAAAGTAGAGGATAAAGACTTGCTAGATTATTTGGTACCAACCTGGAAGTATCGTGATCTAGTACTTCATGTGGCACAAATGCATAAAATGGAAAAACAGTGGAAGATATGATATAATTGTTTCCTATTATGTAGACATGAAAAAGGCACAAAAAAGTAAGTATTAAATTGCTGAAAAATAGTAGTGGTGAGGTAATATGATAAAAAACAGATATTATCACACAACAACGGATAATCCTCAAATACTTCGTTTATTTGGTGGTGTTATGCAAGTTTTTGATATCGAAAAAAAGTGGATTGATAGTATTGATTGGTTTAATAAAATCTATTTCAATGACTTCACGGATTTTGAAGAAATTTCAGAAAGCGAGGCATTCGCTTATATTGAAAAGCTGAAACACAAAAATTGATATAGCACGTTTCGTTGTTAAAA comes from Streptococcus oralis and encodes:
- a CDS encoding DUF722 domain-containing protein, with the protein product MYELSNRDLDGIDIELGRYRTLANKIYLRRQELIHNKKHSTEDYTGGKGKTVSSPTEATIIRIEEDQTLKYLEGFKLVVDTLMENLIESDLVIFKMRYLEAGATWEDVAEKLNKTTRYINSRRKVIAKRFVELKGY
- a CDS encoding YjcQ family protein, encoding MAKNDYWVIVYKILSYYFQKMKHGEPADENEINASALEIPYLYLMDVYRNLFDDGFLTGTCVTGDMSGNVYIENLSLVRITTKGIEYLEDNSKMKQAYKILKEIKDWIPGM
- a CDS encoding Abi family protein, with amino-acid sequence MTDKPSITYSQQLDRMRRKGILIENDKLAMEVLQSISYYGIVNGYKDIFGVYFDEDFQIERFKEEVQFSSIHSIFLLDQALNNLLFKYIIYIEKSLKTKLSYKIAHKYTTEFDSYLDYTKYRSNGSLDRKSEIQNIRNQIENNKNSASIQHYRERHDTIPPWVATSGIYFGTAINWYKICQDDIKEYIANQFFVSFSIDDESAKEMLVSMLSLLQEYRNNIAHGNRTFLSNVTSELTKDILLSLFPEGVLTEREYHKGIGQKDLFAVILSIAVLINDPLVFRQYIYDFGTMFRNKDFNPNLKYSPRGNLYETLNIPEDFLDRIAIVYNLKFKN
- a CDS encoding DUF7720 family protein, producing MNNLNIDLSVNVTYSVPILKNEYTVKLLLLLDFKVEDKDLLDYLVPTWKYRDLVLHVAQMHKMEKQWKI